ATGCAGCAGCTGACTGTATCCCTTTAAGCACAAGGCGTCATAGGCTAACCCTTTGAATCCCAAGCAGGCCAAAACCAGCCATAGtgttttaccctgtctaaccccagatgattttactcatGAATGGGGGACCCCTGTGAGTCAATAGATTAAGTAGCGTAGTTTATTGCTTACTTATGCTAGCTAGAGTGTAAGTAATTATTTGCAACATTAGTGTTTTCTTTCCCAAAATTCTAACACCCTTTTTATAACTTCAGCTTCTCTTTGGCATAAGTCTGATGACTCTCCATTATCAACATGCACTATGAAGCCACAAGAGGCTTTTAGAATGCacagacaaagaaatatcatttcTGGTTCATACCAAGACTTACAGGTTAATTGCCACTCTGAAACAATTATTCGAgatttattcaataaaatcaagAGAGGTGAGCTACATATCAGAAAAGCTCCTGATGTAACATTCGCAGGAGAGGTTGGAATTGATGCCCATGGCCTAACCAAGGAATTTTTTTACCTTGTCATGAACTGTCAAGACATGGTAAAGGAGGATACATCCTATTTGAAGGCAAACAGGATCACCTTGTTCCTGTCATTTGCTAGGAGTTCAACCAAAGTGGATACTTTCGTTACATGGGCATGCAAATTGCAATGAGCATGTTACATGGTGAATGAGGTTTTGTTGGTCTTTCCCGTGCTCTCTCAACTTACATGATGACAGATGACATCATTACTGCAAGTGCCTATTTACCATAAGTGTAGAAGATGTACCTGACTTTTCTGTTCAAGAAGCATTGAACCAGGTATTGTGTAAAGTACACTACATATTTAAGTTAACTGACCTCAACTGGCATGCTTTCACTTTAGGGAGTAGACATAGCTTTCATTTCAGTGTGGCAATGAGTGCATATTCTTCCAAACTTTACAAAGCTTTGGTACAAATGATTTCAATTAGTATCCAATTATTTTGTGAGCAACTTATAGTACATTGTTTGTAAGCTAACATAACAGCTAACCCAATAAGTCTTGCAAACAAAAACTAATTTTGGCTTAAATGCTTTGataacttcaaaaaaaaaaggaccaataattattaaaacaagtTTAGtcataatactaataattattttagtaatCAGCATATAAAtctacatttttcttcaaagcCTACTTAGCACATTTGTAAATTTATCATTACTAGAAACTAACATCTTCAAATGGTAATTGCTGGTAGGTAAATGATGCCAAGTCAAATGAAGAATTAGAAACACTTGGGAATCGCAATGATGTTTCCTTGCTGCTTTACCATGCAGGCTTTGGAAATGAACAGCTGTTATTAGTCAACAAGTCAAAGGCCACCCAGTGTATCCTACACTGTCAGGTTTTCATGTCTAGACGAGATGCCATAACTGGTCTGAAGAATGGTCAATTCACTGCCAACTTTCTCAATTTAATGACAGCAAACAGTGGATGCTTGCAATTAATTTTCCCATTAAGTCATGAAGTTCAATACAGTGCAAATGACATCATGGCACTAATTGACAAAACCAGCCCCACAGACATCTCTGACAAACGGAAAAAGGTGTTTGAGTGGTTCACCTGCTACTTAACAGTTTTGGAGGAAGCTATCATGAGTTTTATATCTTGAGCTATAGCTAGCAGATTTCCCTTGGGACATAGTTTTATTAATATAGACGCAAATGAACAAATTATCATTATGGTACAAAAACCCACACTGTTATCCATAGTTCTTTTGGAAACAACCACAAAAGTAGTAATATTAGCTGGAAGTGGGCAGTTGTATTTCTCTGTGGTGGCAACTGGTAAAATAGTCTAAtccttttatttgtttcagtggACAAACAAGATGGACAAGCAGAACCTACCTTCCCTTTTTTGAAAGGGTCTTTGTGATGATAATTTCTTTTAACCTTATGTTTTCATGAGGCTTCCTAGTAATATTTAAGGTTGTCTAGTCCGGTAAGAGGCTATTTCCAAAAAATTGTTGCATGATCTCTGTTtcattaaaaacaacaacaacaacaacaattctgCAGGTTTCATGAAATTACCTTTCCAGAAGTAATGAAAAGAGCAAAATATGCCACCATACCCCCTTTTCATGAGCTAGTGCGTatatattgtaataataatattgtcctGTCGATCTCTATGTAAAGTTCCAATGATTTAAACACAAATCCTTGGAACTTTCTTTAGTTTCCAAACCACTTTCacatttttccttgaaatttgaGTGAAAATTTTCCACCCTTGAACTTGGTAATAACAGGAATGTGAGCTCTGTTTGTGGTGCCTAATTATGGAAAATTCCTTTGGAGGGCAAAGATTGACATTCACAAACATAAGTACAGAATTCTTGAGTAGTTAAACTCACATAAAATCTGTGACATTTGTCCAAAGATTTGTTTTCTGCTTACGTCAAACATGATCTTTCCATTTATGGAATTCATATATCCCCAAATTCATCAATCATTGGTCATGTGACCAGGTTGTTGTAAATGGACTTTTGACTAATGACAGCTTacatgttattttttatttgcaaAATGTGTGCGGTGTTTTCTatggtttttgttttcctgGTCAAGCAAGTAAGGTACATGCAATAGACCTTGATCAGTGCTATTTCAACCCAAAATGCATCTGGGTTGTACCACAACTCCCAATGCATAAACATTTATGAAGCTGTTAATCTTTTATACAACTGCCATTCCTAACTCATGCCGACGTCTTAAAATAGTACGATAGGACACTCTTAAGTCCTTGCCATTGCTCTCCAACTGTAGTGCCTCTGTTGCAGTGCTTCCATTTGGCGACCAGTGAGGACAAACCTCGGCCTTCTATGACTGCGCAGTGTTTCCAGCTGATAACCGAATGTCGCTTGGCAATCGTCCCATGACTCATTCACGGAAATTTCTTTTGAATATGTCTCGTAGAATGATCGCACCGCGATCATAAGAGAATGGAAATCATCTTGTCTAGCCGCATCGATCACACTCATGTACCACACACCCGACTAATAAGATGGCTAATTAAATAAAGAATGTCGCCAAGTCTTCTGTGAATACGTTGTTTTACTTCGAAGTTAGTATCGTATAAACGTCGACGGGCCTGTGAGATAATACTGGGGATCGTATCGAAGAAATCGTTAATATAGGCCGCATCCATATCGAAATTTCAAGTTCGTAACGCGCGCGTCGGCCTCGTTCCGAAGATTTCCGGAAAAGCCACAAGTCGGTATTTACAACCTATATATATTTCAAGCGCTAAAAATATACCGTCAATTTTCAACCAATATATTTACCTCACCATAACTTATATTATATATACGCAAATTTTTAGCCATAAATAACACAGTACAGCACATATTTCATGGTAAAACCTATATATTCGATGATACaacttattttttgtttttttacactTTTGTCACTCAGTTTTTGCGTTCCATACAACTCTCTTTGCTGAGTTGATAACTAGAATTTACTTGCTTGCTTTGAATAAGACATGTTGAGGATAGATGGCGTAATTTTCAAAACTTGATTACTGGTTTAAGATAATCTGTTCACGGTAGTTCACTTCGTCGCCCACAATGTTGAACTGGCTGCAGTGTTAGGGTGGCTTGATCTTAAAGCTAAATAGAACAAAGAAACACTCATTGGAGATGTTTGATAATTAATGATGATCCCACGTGAACTATCACGTTAAATTTAAGAATTGGTTCCAGCAAATGGATTACGTTAGCAGTTAATTTCAGAAATGTGTTACGCTGGATAGTTCGATAACAATTATCTGCAGATTCAATAGTTATTAAAACGTGGTAGGCTTGACACCAGGATTTTGTCACGTGCCATCAAGACTGTGACTTCAGATTGTAGCAACCGTCTCCATGTTTTGAAAATAAAGCGTAGTTCAAGTCGCACAACACAAGATAGTTTgtctagacggataatgcgtcttgtgcccgtctttacactagagacgaataaccagacgaataacgaatgcttgcccaagttcgtccggacggataatgcgtcctctagtataaaaacggccattgaTAGAGCCCAGAGGAAAGAGTAACCATGAGGCTCTCCAAATAGTCCCTTTAGTAACATATCCCGCCCCCTTCCCGCACCATCCACTCAAGCTCCATGGCCAGTCTAATAGACGGCGGCGAGCTATTCAATGTCAACTCGCCCTCAGTAAGACGCCTGCGCTGCATGCTAGAAACTGTCTCAATTACCTAACAAATATGAACAACTAACTTGCGTTTGAAATCATGAACTAAGATTTAGCTACAAGCAACAGAAATTGAACAACTTAACCGACTACCGACAACGTTAACGAAATTCTAACCGACAATCGACAGAAAGACCCATAGCCCAATTCACACCTTTATATTTCGAAAAAGgcaattaattattttcttctGCCTGCATAATTATCAAGGTCTTATCTCCGAGAACTCCCAAAACCCACAAATTATCGAGCCAACGTAAGACATCAAGATTAGATCTTGGACAAGGTTGCTCGAATTTACTGCGGAAACCTCCGGTCTTAAAACATGTTAAATATTAGATAATTAATTATCTTTCTTTCGGAAGCGAGTGAACAATAGTGAAACGGTAACACGGTAAACTCAGAAAAGAACTAACAACCTCGAGAATGACAACTCAAAAACTCAGAACtaagacaaaaattgaaaatcgtgAAACTTGCGGGTTACGAAGTTTCAAGCGCACGCGGGCTAATTGCGCATCACGGAGCCCTCTATGGGATAAGTTATTAAATAGTTTACGAAAGTTCCTGATGATTACATAAGTAAACGTGTTATGTAAGTAAACGTATTTTGTAAATAAACGTATTACGTAAGTAAAAGATTCCTACTTTCTCGGGAATAGCAATCGTTTATTCATTCATAAAAGTCTGcttcaattcctttattcgctaaTGGCCAGTACGCACTAGgctgacaaaatttgtttggcTCAACCaaatatctcaacaaaaattGGCTCgcccaaattttgtttttctgagttttgtaaaattttgtcagacaatagaccttattcataaatggctgccaattcattattcttttgtccttgtgcaaattagcctaccaagcctcacattagagcaagaattcttttcaatttagcacatgataATGAGGCTTggaaggctaatttgcacaaggtctattagatttttcttttgtaacggTCCATAAAACTGTTCAATAACTTATCCCATAAAATGCTCGGTGATGCACAAGAGGTGGTTTGCTCGCTAGGGACACACATAACAATGCTGCGATGTataattgctggtggacgaacaaaaggagctaatgagaaatCATTTCTTTTTGCCCATTAACTAAGCGGCTATCACGTAACGTGATAACCTAACCAATTTTTGTGTTAGTTTTGTGTTTTCCAGCTGCCATTCTCGAggttgttagtttttttttttcggactTTACTGCGTTACCGTTTCACTGTTGTTCAGCCGCTTTCGAATAAAATGGCCCGGTGTACATGTTTTGATAAATAAGGTCTGAGTGCTTGACCTTCATGCAGTCTGATCCCCCGGCTGGACAGAGCATTCATTCTTCAGACAGTGTAATCATGGGCTCCAACGAAATCAaacgttttttttatttatagaaAATTACAATGATTTGAGCCGGTTTGTCTGAAGCTTGCCCTTAAGGGCAATCCAGAATGAAGaattattttcttgaagaaTTAGGCGCCAAGGTCAATTGAGAAGGGaagaaattgtctttttcgaaaTATGAAGGTGTAAAGTAGGCAGGAGGGTCCATTTGTCGATTGTCGATTAGAATTTCGTTAACGTTGTCGGTAGTCGGTTGAGATGTTCAATTTTTGTTGCTTGTAGCTAAATCTTAGTTCATGATTTCAAACGCAAGTTAGTTGTTCATATTTGTTACGTAATTCAGACAGTTTCTAGCATGCAGCGCAGGCGTCTTATTAGGGCGAGTTGACATTGAATAGCTCACCATAGGGTATTAGACTGACCATGTTTTATTTGGAGCTTGAGTGGACGGTGCGGGAAGGGGCGGGATAAGTTATTACAGGAACTAGTTCGAAAGCCTCATGGTTACCTTATCCTCGCTGGGCTCCAACAATGACTTCATAAAGTATATGCTTCTTTTCATTTCTCCATTCCACCGTTTCATTGTAAATTTGGAGACTATTGCTAATATCTGAAGTCACAGCCTTAATGGCACGTGGCAAAAATCTTGTGTCAAACCTAGCACGTTTTAGTAAGTATTAAATTTGCAGATAAATGTTATCGAACTATCCAGCGTGACGAGGAGCCCCCTGGCGTAAACAAATTCCTGAAATTAACTGCTAACGTTATTCATTTGCTGAAACCAATTTTAAACTTTCACGCGATAGTTCACGCgggatcatcaataattattaaacatcTCCAATGAGTGTTTCTTTGTTCTATTTAGCTTTAAGATCAATCCACCCTAACACTGCAGCCAGTTCAGCTTAGTCGGCGACGGAGTGAACTACCGTGAACAGATTATCTTAAACCCGTAATCAAGTTTTGGAACTCAAGCCATCTATCCTCAACATGTCTTATTCAAAGCAAGTAAGTAAATTCTAGTTATCAACTAAGCAAAGAGAGTTGCCATTGAATCGACCCTGCTAACAAAGAAGAACATAAAATCGTCCTAACGCAAACCGCTATGCCACACCCTAAACATGCTCTATAGACGTTATGACTTGACATTAAAATCAAGTCAAGCATTGATTGTTGCAGATGAGCtgcaattttagcaattacaGAAAGCAGGACTCGAAAATTTTCGGCTTCGACAGGATTCAAACCTGTACCTCTTAGATTCTAGTTGTTACTAACTAACAAAGAATCCACACGTTAGAGCAGTCTGAGCTTAATCTTTAAGAAGTGAATTTTATTTGAACTGTGCATGAAAATCAAGTAAATAATTGATCTTCGCAGGCGACTTGCAGTTTTCCTTGGTCTTCTAGTCTGTTCTCAAGTAGGATTCGCAATTGTAAAGGACACAGAACTTAATCTTCGGtactggggcccgtttctcgaatgTCCCGAAAgcttttcgagcccgaaaagccatttgtaaaactccGGCCTGCTTaatattctgtaaagctggtcttttcaggTGTCGTATACGtagagggaataaaaataaaaataactgcaaagtttcgtgcctcaatacgccttcgttttgaagatacatagagaattatgtcacccgaaatgcgcccgaaaagtttcgggactttcgagaaacaggcccctggtcaTCAATCGTCGCTTGCTGGGAGGAGAGGGCGTGTTTAAAGGAGTTTGGTTCTTTTGCAATAAAACTGACCTGATTCCCCCTTTCCCCAACGCTATGTAACATTCTTGGGATCCCTCCGTTATTGTTAGTTAATTGTCAGTCAAATTTGTATAGTACCCCGTTTATTTTGTTGGTGACTACTGTTTCCCCCTTGATCCCCTCCTTGGTTCCCCTTAAAACCGTGTAGTCCACCGCAAAGATATCCCTTCGTTTCCCCTCTGGTGATAAACGGAGACTGGTCTCTAAAAGTAACGAGCCAATCTTAGCAATGACACTGCGCTGAGAAAAGTTCTACCAAGCAAAAACAAAGGATAATCTGAACTTGATCGATATATTTTGCAAAGTTAACAAGCCACAGACAGAAACACACCAAGAACTATTGATTCTGTTGTTTAGCTTGACTAATTTGATAATTTATCTGTCATGGCTCGTTTAATTCATTCTGCATGTCTTCAAGCTTCCATCTCACCTTGAAACTGAATTCAGTCCAGTGGTTTTCTTTGATATATGATGAACTATTACAGTTTCAGGAAATGTGTTAAAAGAAGGTCAAACAGTAAGACTATCAAATGTACAGAAAACAGGCACAAGTGGTGTGAGGAGCACTCTGTTGATTTGATATGGTGTGAGATATGACTTAGTAGTCGAAAAAAACAGTTACCACTTTTTGAATTAATGTGTAACACTACATGTAATCCGCATAAAAATCAGGAGAATTATTAATGTCagttgaaaaatatattttttcttttttcttttcctttattcAGGGCATCGCACAAGAAATGAAGACGAAATACCATATGGAAGGCAGTGTCAATGGCCATGAATTCACGATCGAAGGTGTAGGAACTGGAAACCCTTACGAGTAAGTGTCTCTTAGAAAACAGAACATCATTAATTATTTCATTGCCATGCATTACAATCAAGAGAACATGAGGGGACAGAGAAGGAGGCTTCTGCTCAACGATTCATTAAAAGGTTTTCAGTCATAATCCATCATGAGCTTGTTTTTATTCCAGCTTAAAAATTACCTTTAGTCCGTGCCGTGCTTTTCCATCTACTTCTAGAATCACGCGAGAGGCTCACAGCGAAATTTATGTACGATAATTACATGACAGTGCAGTGTTTGACTTAAGTTTAAATTGTGATAATTAATATCTCACGATTCGCTCTAATGATTTCCAGTTATACATGAGTTGTTTCTGAAAATAATTTCCGACACcaattttcatcttttttcagAGGCACACAGATGTCCGAATTAGTGATCACCAAGCCTGCAGGAAAACCCCTTCCATTCTCCTTTGACATTCTGTCAACAGTCTTTCAATATGGAAACAGGTGCTTCACAAAGTACCCTGAAGGAATGACTGACTATTTCAAGCAAGCATTCCCAGatggaatgtcatatgaaaggtCATTTCTATATGAGGATGGAGGAGTTGCTACAGCCAGCTGGAACATTCGGTATAAATgtaatttctttcagttatGGCATTCAGAGAACATTTAAAGAAGAAATCAAATATTCAAGAATATTTTTCACGCGGAGCAGGAAGTAGCTATTGAAAGTGACGTTTAGTTGTGATTCTCTACCAAAAACTCATTTTGTGGACATAAAGGTTGGGAAAACCACGTAAAAAGTATAGTGACCTGAGAATACACAGGCTACTTCATTTTGAAAGTGTTTTGAGTCTTGTGACAATGTAAAATGGCATTTTTGTGTAATTGGGCTAAAACTGGAAAATGACTAGATTAATTTTTAAGAGCATTGTTCTGCAGGGCATACACCTGGTAGTATTATCATTTGACGCAGTTACAAGAttattttaaggtttttttttaaactaatacCCCAAATTTCTCTCAACGTTCCAGTCTTGAGAGAGATTGCTTCATCCACAAATCCATCTATCATGGCGTTAACTTTCCCGCTGATGGACCCGTAATGAAAAAGAAGACCATTGGCTGGGATAAAGCCTTCGAAAAAATGACTGTGTCCAAAGACGTGTTAAGAGGTGATGTGACTGAGTTTCTTATGCTCGAAGGAGGTGGTTACCACAGCTGCCAGTTTCACTCCACTTACAAGTAAGATTTTTGTGTCTGCATCAGTTCCGACGATTTTGAATATTTGGATCTCTTGTTCTTTGTCTTTTCCAAAATGAGAGGAAGTTAAAGAGAACCAAGGGATGAGAAGGGCCTCAAAAGAACTGCATAGTAATGATATGTCATATA
This genomic stretch from Acropora muricata isolate sample 2 chromosome 5, ASM3666990v1, whole genome shotgun sequence harbors:
- the LOC136918053 gene encoding GFP-like fluorescent chromoprotein amFP486: MSYSKQGIAQEMKTKYHMEGSVNGHEFTIEGVGTGNPYEGTQMSELVITKPAGKPLPFSFDILSTVFQYGNRCFTKYPEGMTDYFKQAFPDGMSYERSFLYEDGGVATASWNIRLERDCFIHKSIYHGVNFPADGPVMKKKTIGWDKAFEKMTVSKDVLRGDVTEFLMLEGGGYHSCQFHSTYKPEKPVTLPPNHVVEHHIVRTDLGQRAKGFTVKLEEHAAAHVNPLKVQ